Proteins from a genomic interval of Paenibacillus sp. FSL H8-0048:
- a CDS encoding amino acid adenylation domain-containing protein: MVNLVKKYPPLLAAGRADTYPLSYQQERLYYLSQILPDSSVWNLVTSRTLSGNLQVAAMKKAVAGLASRHPVLRSVMDWQGNAPCQSFTRNTDELFTYSDLSVKSLSERSHMLQEQLEELWYHPIRLSGEDLLFQATLIRTEEEKYVMLLKLHHIIADGTSLQILWRDLKLIYNALIDGIPADLPALKLEYGTYAWWQRENFSEEFTKEQERYWLKEFQGELPVLDLPADFPPPVQLSFSGALTSLELPGELVKLLRILCMNNRVILFSGLMAVFYTLLYKLAGQEDIVVGTVFNGRHYGPEFNHPVGFFVNTVAVRMEISDGLKYTDLLKSVHDKVDNAYYMQDYPFERLIRVLNPDRDNNRIPLFRTMFNMVSEGTEEQGFLGLEETKLESDACATQTDLLFDVRQEGPRTFLWAEYNTDLFREETVKQLLGMYLNLLRQIVLSPEAKMEELVLTGPQEQEEILKVFNDTSVPYPADKCIHELFAEQVKRTPDHTALCYGDRQWTYSEVNRQTERLAGQLHQVGVEPGSIVGILAERSPELVIGLLGILKAGAAYLPIDPAYPEERNRFMLEDSGTSILLVQSGLNPPAAWSLKTLVLDQQEAESGPGGMIPEFPIPMEQDEEQRAGRLAYVMYTSGSTGTPKGVMVEHRNVVRLVHDGGFLAIEPEDRLLLTGSPSFDAVTFEIWGSLLNGLPLYLAGDDTLLQAGRLGMFIREKGISLLWLTAALFQQLAEEDPGLFAPLRSLLVGGDQLPVRQVRQVREACPGLRIVNLYGPTENTTFSTCYLIQGEHDTGIPIGKPVPNSTAYILDARGQMQPVGVPGELYVGGDGLARGYLNRPELTAERFVPDPFHPGQRIYKTGDRAKWLPDGNIAFLGRLDNQVKIRGYRVEPGEIETSLLLCSAVTEAAVVAGEDPEGSKYLCAYVVCAGPSAVPEIRDFLNEHLPGYMIPSVIVPLAKLPLTRNGKIDRKQLPAPASLEEPAVLFREPGSAAEKQLAEIWREVLNREQVGADDHFFASGGHSLKAMLLISRINRSFQVELPLREIFQAPTVSRLAARIEFLMEHGRSDSKGDGTAIPYAVPRAEGYPASASQKRMYVLHQMMQEGIGYNVPLVLRAEGTVDACRLETALNLLIQKHEALRTSFHMVNGELVQRIAEDVRLRIEYREAADEAEAGCQVQALIRPFILNQAPLMRAAVIEGKDSSVFLVLDIHHIVTDGVSSGILLRELSRFYEAAATIDPQDASRLQELSRLPETRLDYKDYAAWQQERLGSEALREQEAYWLEQLRGDIPVLNVAADYPRPPVQSFAGDRLSCKADQQLYERLQRTAADNGATLYMILLAGYQVLLSKYSGQEDILVGTPIAGRQHADVQNMVGMFVNTLVMRGYPRGSLSFREYLEEVKAGALGAYEHQEVPFEDLVEKVQMTRDMSRNPLFDTMFALQNMEQSPLVLNGVTFREAEYEYPVSKFDLTLTAEEGEEGLRFEWEYAVKLFKQATVARMAEHYVHILEQVTENPDQRLSAVELATIQEQEEILKVFNDTSVPYPADKCIHELFAEQVKRTPDHTALLFQNESLTYCELDKQVKRLAWRLRDSGIQSGSIVAIIAERSLEMVIGIYAILKAGAAYLPIDPGTPGERLRYMLEDSGTRHVLIHRPEDSSLVDADVTFHLINSLPKDNAAAEEQEELCVNRPDDLAYIIYTSGSTGKPKGVMIEHRSLVNTLLYLQDAYPLTAEGTYLFKTAFTFDVSATELFGWFFQGGRLAILEPGLEREPRGIMEAVRQHKVTHMNFSPSMLDVFLQAVDRRTDMDWDGVEYVFAAGEALKPHVVQSFYERVSGVRLENIYGPTEITIYATAYPTEALDKKGNIPIGRPISNMKAYIVDKYMRLQPPGVAGELCFSGVGLARGYLNQEEMTKEKFVSNPYHPAEMMYRTGDMARWSDDGNIEYLGRLDQQVKVRGYRIEPGEIEQTLLGHPNIRAAVVTIKESSSDLKRLLAYLVLRDEEQEDNWAGYLKRWLPSYMIPEAFVQLKEIPLNASGKADIKRLPDSGAEKNTSFSAPRTMQEIRLIQLLEELLQTGGLGMNDNLFDRGANSIVLVQLAMLLEDEFQTVISIMELMEAPTAEAIFDKISLSARTTGTSILL, encoded by the coding sequence ATGGTAAATCTGGTTAAGAAGTATCCGCCTTTGTTAGCTGCAGGCCGTGCAGACACGTATCCTCTTTCCTATCAGCAGGAACGGCTGTATTACTTATCCCAGATTCTGCCGGACAGCTCTGTATGGAATCTGGTTACATCCAGAACATTATCGGGAAATTTGCAGGTGGCTGCCATGAAGAAGGCTGTGGCCGGGCTGGCCTCGCGGCATCCCGTATTGCGCAGCGTGATGGACTGGCAAGGTAATGCTCCCTGCCAATCTTTCACAAGGAATACAGATGAGTTATTCACTTATTCTGATTTGTCGGTAAAGTCGTTAAGTGAGCGCAGCCACATGCTGCAGGAACAGCTCGAAGAACTCTGGTACCATCCAATTCGGCTGAGCGGGGAGGATCTGCTGTTCCAGGCTACGCTAATCCGGACGGAGGAAGAGAAGTATGTAATGCTGCTCAAGCTTCACCATATCATTGCAGACGGAACGAGTTTGCAGATTCTATGGCGGGACTTAAAGCTCATTTACAATGCTCTAATTGACGGGATTCCTGCCGACTTGCCTGCACTTAAGCTGGAGTACGGCACTTATGCATGGTGGCAGCGGGAGAATTTTTCCGAGGAATTCACGAAAGAACAAGAGCGCTATTGGCTTAAGGAGTTCCAGGGTGAACTGCCGGTACTGGATTTACCTGCCGATTTTCCCCCGCCTGTGCAACTTAGCTTTAGTGGTGCACTTACGAGCCTTGAGTTGCCTGGGGAATTGGTCAAGTTGCTCCGAATACTTTGCATGAATAATCGGGTGATTCTGTTCTCCGGTTTGATGGCCGTTTTTTATACGCTGCTGTATAAGCTTGCCGGTCAAGAGGACATTGTGGTAGGTACGGTGTTTAATGGCAGGCATTACGGTCCGGAATTCAATCACCCGGTAGGTTTTTTTGTCAATACGGTAGCGGTTCGCATGGAGATCAGTGACGGGCTGAAGTATACGGACTTGCTCAAAAGCGTTCACGATAAGGTGGATAATGCTTATTACATGCAAGATTATCCGTTCGAAAGGCTAATCCGTGTCTTGAATCCTGACCGGGATAATAACCGGATTCCGCTATTCCGCACCATGTTCAACATGGTGTCGGAAGGAACAGAAGAGCAGGGGTTCCTGGGTCTGGAAGAGACCAAGCTGGAATCGGACGCCTGTGCTACCCAGACGGACCTCTTGTTCGATGTTCGGCAGGAAGGACCCCGGACATTCCTCTGGGCAGAATACAATACCGACCTATTCCGCGAAGAGACGGTTAAACAGCTTCTTGGGATGTATCTGAATCTATTGCGCCAGATTGTCTTAAGCCCGGAGGCAAAAATGGAGGAGTTAGTATTAACCGGCCCGCAGGAGCAGGAAGAAATCCTTAAGGTGTTCAACGACACTTCAGTACCGTACCCAGCGGACAAGTGCATTCATGAGCTGTTCGCAGAACAAGTGAAGCGGACGCCGGACCATACGGCACTGTGTTACGGGGACCGGCAGTGGACATATAGCGAAGTGAACCGTCAGACTGAACGGTTGGCGGGTCAGCTTCACCAGGTAGGGGTGGAACCCGGAAGCATTGTAGGCATTCTCGCTGAGCGGTCACCTGAACTGGTCATCGGGCTGTTGGGTATTCTGAAGGCAGGAGCCGCCTATCTGCCGATTGATCCGGCCTATCCGGAGGAGCGGAACCGCTTCATGCTGGAGGACAGTGGCACATCTATTTTGCTGGTTCAGTCCGGGCTGAATCCTCCTGCAGCCTGGAGCCTAAAGACGCTGGTGCTGGATCAGCAGGAAGCGGAAAGCGGACCCGGCGGCATGATACCGGAGTTCCCCATCCCGATGGAGCAGGACGAAGAACAGCGCGCGGGGCGGTTAGCCTACGTCATGTATACCTCCGGGTCGACCGGCACACCTAAGGGAGTGATGGTTGAGCACCGGAATGTGGTACGTCTGGTTCATGACGGCGGCTTCCTGGCGATTGAGCCGGAGGACCGTCTGCTGCTGACCGGTTCCCCATCATTTGACGCCGTTACCTTTGAAATATGGGGCTCCCTGCTGAACGGCCTCCCCTTGTATCTAGCCGGAGATGATACGCTGCTGCAGGCCGGACGCCTTGGCATGTTCATCCGGGAGAAGGGGATCTCTCTTCTGTGGCTGACAGCGGCGCTGTTCCAGCAGCTGGCCGAAGAGGACCCGGGGCTGTTCGCGCCGCTGCGGTCTCTGCTCGTGGGCGGGGATCAGCTGCCGGTTCGCCAGGTCCGGCAGGTCCGTGAGGCCTGCCCGGGACTACGCATAGTGAACCTGTACGGACCTACGGAGAATACCACCTTCTCCACCTGTTATCTCATTCAAGGTGAGCATGACACCGGGATTCCCATCGGGAAGCCCGTTCCCAATTCAACGGCTTATATTCTGGATGCGCGGGGACAGATGCAGCCGGTGGGGGTTCCCGGAGAACTGTATGTGGGCGGAGACGGGCTGGCCAGAGGTTACCTGAACCGGCCGGAGCTGACCGCAGAACGGTTCGTGCCGGACCCCTTCCATCCGGGACAGCGGATATACAAGACAGGGGACCGGGCAAAGTGGTTGCCGGACGGGAATATTGCTTTTCTGGGGCGGCTGGACAACCAGGTGAAAATTAGGGGGTACCGGGTTGAGCCGGGTGAAATCGAGACGAGCCTGCTGCTATGCAGCGCCGTCACGGAAGCTGCAGTCGTGGCCGGAGAAGACCCTGAGGGAAGCAAATATCTGTGCGCTTATGTGGTATGCGCCGGGCCGTCCGCTGTCCCCGAAATCCGGGATTTCCTGAACGAACACCTGCCCGGTTACATGATTCCGTCCGTCATCGTTCCACTGGCGAAGCTGCCGTTAACGCGGAACGGGAAGATCGACCGGAAGCAGTTGCCGGCTCCGGCAAGCCTTGAGGAGCCGGCCGTGTTGTTCAGAGAACCCGGCAGTGCGGCGGAGAAGCAGCTGGCGGAAATCTGGCGCGAGGTGCTGAACCGGGAGCAGGTCGGAGCGGACGATCACTTCTTCGCCAGCGGAGGGCATTCGCTGAAGGCGATGTTGCTGATATCGCGGATTAACCGGAGCTTTCAGGTCGAGCTGCCCCTGCGGGAGATATTCCAGGCGCCGACAGTAAGCCGGCTGGCCGCACGTATTGAATTCCTGATGGAGCATGGCCGTTCGGATAGCAAAGGGGATGGAACTGCGATTCCTTACGCTGTACCCCGGGCGGAGGGGTACCCGGCATCAGCCAGCCAGAAGAGGATGTATGTGCTGCACCAGATGATGCAGGAAGGCATCGGATATAACGTTCCACTGGTGCTGCGTGCAGAAGGGACCGTGGATGCTTGCCGGCTGGAAACGGCGTTGAACCTGCTAATACAGAAGCACGAGGCACTGCGGACCTCCTTTCACATGGTGAACGGAGAGCTGGTGCAGCGGATAGCGGAGGATGTGCGGCTGCGGATAGAATACCGGGAAGCAGCGGATGAAGCCGAAGCCGGGTGCCAGGTTCAAGCGTTGATCCGCCCCTTCATTCTAAATCAAGCGCCGCTTATGCGCGCTGCTGTGATTGAAGGCAAGGACAGCAGTGTGTTTCTGGTGCTGGATATCCACCATATTGTAACGGACGGGGTGTCCAGCGGAATACTGCTGCGGGAGTTAAGCCGGTTCTATGAGGCGGCGGCAACGATAGACCCGCAGGATGCTTCCAGATTGCAGGAACTTTCCAGATTGCCGGAGACCAGACTGGACTATAAGGATTATGCCGCATGGCAGCAGGAACGACTCGGGTCGGAGGCGTTACGGGAACAGGAAGCGTACTGGCTGGAGCAGCTTCGGGGTGACATACCGGTCTTGAATGTGGCTGCGGATTATCCGAGACCGCCGGTTCAATCCTTTGCGGGAGATCGCCTGAGCTGTAAGGCGGATCAGCAGCTGTATGAACGGCTCCAAAGAACCGCAGCTGACAACGGAGCGACATTATACATGATCCTGCTTGCCGGGTATCAGGTGCTGTTATCCAAATACAGCGGGCAGGAGGATATTCTGGTAGGAACGCCCATAGCAGGACGGCAGCATGCCGATGTGCAGAACATGGTGGGGATGTTCGTGAATACGCTGGTGATGAGGGGGTATCCGCGGGGCAGTCTGAGCTTCAGGGAGTATCTGGAGGAAGTGAAGGCGGGAGCACTGGGCGCTTACGAGCACCAGGAAGTTCCGTTTGAAGATCTGGTGGAGAAGGTGCAGATGACCCGGGATATGAGCCGCAACCCGCTGTTTGACACGATGTTCGCTCTGCAGAATATGGAGCAGAGCCCGCTCGTGTTGAATGGAGTGACATTCCGGGAGGCGGAGTATGAGTATCCGGTATCCAAATTCGATCTGACGCTGACGGCGGAGGAAGGGGAAGAGGGGCTGCGGTTCGAGTGGGAATATGCCGTGAAGCTGTTCAAGCAAGCAACGGTCGCCCGTATGGCCGAGCATTACGTTCATATCCTGGAACAGGTGACGGAGAACCCGGACCAGCGCTTGTCTGCCGTGGAACTAGCCACTATACAGGAGCAGGAAGAAATCCTTAAGGTGTTCAACGACACTTCAGTACCGTACCCTGCGGACAAGTGCATTCATGAGCTGTTCGCAGAACAAGTGAAGCGGACGCCGGACCATACGGCACTCCTGTTCCAGAACGAATCACTGACCTACTGCGAACTGGACAAGCAGGTTAAGCGACTGGCCTGGCGATTGCGTGATAGCGGCATCCAGTCCGGAAGTATCGTGGCTATTATTGCCGAGCGGAGCCTGGAAATGGTCATCGGAATTTATGCCATTCTGAAGGCAGGAGCAGCCTATCTCCCCATAGATCCCGGCACTCCCGGTGAACGGCTTCGTTATATGCTGGAGGACAGCGGTACCCGGCACGTCCTGATTCATCGGCCGGAGGATTCGTCTCTAGTAGATGCAGATGTAACCTTCCATCTAATTAACAGTCTGCCCAAGGATAACGCAGCAGCAGAAGAACAGGAAGAGTTATGCGTGAACCGGCCGGATGACCTCGCCTACATCATCTATACGTCCGGTTCAACTGGCAAGCCAAAGGGCGTAATGATCGAGCACCGTTCATTAGTCAATACGCTGTTGTATCTCCAGGATGCTTATCCGCTCACTGCAGAAGGAACGTATCTGTTCAAGACGGCTTTTACCTTCGATGTGTCAGCGACTGAACTGTTCGGCTGGTTCTTTCAGGGAGGGAGACTGGCCATTCTGGAACCTGGTCTGGAGCGGGAGCCGAGGGGGATTATGGAAGCGGTAAGGCAGCACAAGGTAACTCATATGAACTTCTCGCCGTCCATGCTGGATGTCTTCCTGCAAGCTGTAGACCGCAGAACAGACATGGATTGGGATGGAGTCGAATATGTCTTTGCCGCCGGGGAAGCGTTGAAGCCCCATGTGGTGCAGAGTTTTTACGAGCGGGTCAGCGGTGTGCGGCTGGAGAATATCTACGGGCCGACCGAGATTACGATCTATGCCACCGCCTATCCTACAGAGGCATTGGACAAGAAGGGGAATATCCCGATAGGAAGACCTATTTCTAATATGAAGGCCTATATAGTTGACAAGTATATGCGGCTGCAGCCTCCAGGCGTAGCTGGAGAACTGTGCTTTTCGGGAGTAGGGCTGGCAAGGGGCTATCTTAACCAAGAGGAGATGACGAAGGAGAAATTCGTGAGCAATCCGTATCATCCAGCGGAAATGATGTACAGAACGGGTGATATGGCCCGGTGGTCGGACGACGGGAATATTGAGTATCTGGGACGGCTGGATCAGCAGGTGAAGGTAAGAGGTTACCGTATTGAGCCGGGAGAGATCGAACAGACCCTGCTTGGACATCCAAACATCAGAGCCGCCGTTGTGACTATAAAGGAAAGCTCATCCGACCTCAAGCGCCTACTCGCATACCTAGTCCTGAGGGATGAGGAACAAGAGGATAATTGGGCGGGCTATTTAAAACGTTGGCTGCCATCTTATATGATCCCGGAAGCTTTTGTACAGCTCAAGGAAATTCCGCTTAATGCAAGTGGGAAGGCGGATATAAAGAGGCTGCCGGACAGCGGAGCCGAAAAAAACACCTCGTTCAGCGCGCCGCGTACAATGCAGGAAATACGGCTTATACAGCTTCTCGAAGAACTGCTCCAAACGGGTGGACTGGGGATGAACGATAACCTGTTTGACCGTGGAGCCAATTCGATTGTCCTCGTTCAACTGGCCATGCTGCTGGAAGACGAATTTCAAACTGTTATATCTATTATGGAACTGATGGAGGCTCCCACAGCTGAAGCCATTTTCGATAAAATCAGCCTTTCGGCAAGGACAACGGGTACAAGCATATTGCTGTAG
- a CDS encoding non-ribosomal peptide synthetase, with the protein MTLEKRKYSLPAITEKAASAPLSFQQERLFFLSQLMPDSPVWNRVSVRKYSGTLEVSTIRKAVAELARRHSVLRCIVKRQQGELCQYFTRDVSELFIYTDLTAGEGREVGIQQLLSDAWRIPIQLSGSDPLFQANLVQTAGQEFYIVLKLHHIISDATTFELLWRDLKHIYNALLDPAATDLPELKLDYGNYVKWQRKAFSEEHTREQERYWLEEFKGELPILDLPTDLPAPAQVSFKGALTGVILPEELLKPLRALCLNNKAILFSGLLSVYYILLHKLARQEEVVVGTVFNGRHYGSQLSQMAGFFVNTVAIRLNVDEEQSFADLLKRVQGKVNDAYYMQDFPFERLVQAINPDRLNSRNPLYRAMFNMVVSGKDRLSFAGMEESAVDSEGESAQTDLLFDVRQDGEQTALWAEYNTDLFRKETIMHFLDMYKHLLSQIVTSPEILLKDLTLINDAEKEIILQSFNATSTGDAADKCIHELFGERVQEKPERTALLFRDQQLTYRGMNGLVNRLALHLRRSGVHAESIVAIIAERSLEMVIGIYAILKAGGAVLPIDPLTPKERALYMLEDSGASHVLLHKPEFSELVGEGIRIHPIGDLSVYADTDESTEIGCVNQPEDLAYIIYTSGSTGKPKGVMLEHRSIVNTLLYLQQTYPLEAGDTHLFKTTYTFDVSIAELFGWFFAGGRLAILEPGLERDPGGILDAFGAHKITHVNFSPSMLATFLEATERRAGTEWEQVKYVFSVGEALKPYVVKRFFERVEGTQLENMYGPTETTIYAVIYSARTEDAAASIPIGKPISNMRVYIMDKHMQLLPPGVAGELYLAGRGVGRGYLKQYELTMEKFVEDPFFPGERMYKTGDLARWRSNGILEYLGRMDQQVKVRGFRIEPGEVEQTLLMHPAVKRAIVVVKEDEDDQKRLVAYLVMQPDGHEDNWAGFLSRWLPSYMIPTAFVQLDEIPLNANGKVDIRALPAPGLAVIANPLKSDIPLTYVESKLIEITEAVLHIEGIRITDNFFELGGNSLLTIRFVTEIEEAFGISVSLLDFFDLPVLSDLAKIIEPLFQASVV; encoded by the coding sequence ATGACTCTGGAGAAACGAAAGTACTCTTTGCCTGCCATAACTGAGAAAGCCGCTTCAGCACCGCTGTCCTTTCAGCAAGAACGGTTATTTTTCTTATCGCAGCTGATGCCGGACAGCCCGGTTTGGAATCGGGTATCCGTACGTAAATATTCCGGAACCCTGGAAGTCTCGACGATACGCAAGGCTGTGGCAGAACTGGCTAGAAGGCACAGTGTGCTGCGATGCATAGTTAAACGGCAACAAGGCGAACTCTGTCAATATTTCACAAGGGATGTCTCAGAGTTGTTTATTTATACAGACTTGACTGCTGGAGAAGGTCGGGAGGTCGGGATACAGCAGTTGCTGTCCGATGCCTGGCGGATACCTATTCAGCTTAGCGGAAGCGATCCGCTGTTCCAGGCAAATCTGGTACAGACTGCCGGGCAAGAATTTTACATCGTGTTAAAGCTGCATCATATCATTTCGGATGCGACAACCTTTGAACTCCTGTGGCGTGATCTAAAGCATATCTATAACGCCTTACTTGATCCTGCGGCAACGGACTTACCGGAGTTGAAGCTCGATTATGGTAACTATGTAAAGTGGCAACGCAAAGCTTTCTCCGAGGAACACACGAGGGAACAGGAGCGTTATTGGCTGGAGGAATTCAAGGGAGAATTGCCCATTCTGGACCTGCCCACGGACTTGCCGGCACCTGCACAGGTCAGCTTTAAGGGGGCGTTGACAGGGGTGATTCTGCCGGAAGAACTACTGAAGCCACTGCGCGCTCTATGCTTGAATAATAAGGCGATCCTCTTCTCTGGACTGCTATCCGTCTATTATATACTTCTTCATAAGCTGGCCCGGCAGGAGGAAGTTGTTGTCGGAACGGTGTTTAACGGACGGCATTACGGCTCTCAATTAAGCCAGATGGCCGGGTTCTTTGTCAATACTGTAGCTATTCGCCTTAATGTAGATGAAGAACAGTCTTTTGCAGACCTGCTGAAGAGGGTTCAAGGTAAGGTGAACGATGCCTATTATATGCAGGATTTTCCGTTTGAGCGGCTTGTACAAGCCATTAACCCGGACCGGTTGAACAGCCGCAATCCGTTGTACCGCGCCATGTTCAATATGGTGGTAAGCGGGAAGGATAGATTAAGCTTTGCGGGTATGGAGGAATCGGCTGTAGATTCGGAAGGTGAATCCGCGCAGACCGATCTGTTGTTTGATGTAAGGCAGGATGGGGAGCAAACAGCCCTTTGGGCAGAATACAATACCGATCTTTTCCGCAAAGAGACGATTATGCATTTTCTGGATATGTACAAGCATCTGTTGAGCCAGATTGTGACCAGCCCGGAGATATTGCTGAAGGATCTGACACTGATTAATGACGCGGAGAAGGAAATAATCCTTCAATCGTTTAACGCCACCTCCACCGGAGATGCGGCGGACAAGTGTATCCATGAGCTGTTTGGGGAAAGGGTGCAGGAAAAGCCTGAGCGTACGGCACTCCTATTCCGAGACCAACAACTTACTTACCGCGGGATGAACGGGCTTGTCAACCGGCTTGCACTGCATTTGCGCCGTTCGGGTGTTCATGCTGAAAGCATCGTAGCAATTATTGCCGAGCGAAGCCTGGAAATGGTTATCGGGATTTACGCCATTTTGAAAGCGGGTGGAGCTGTGCTGCCTATCGATCCCCTCACGCCGAAGGAGAGAGCCCTGTATATGCTGGAGGACAGCGGTGCAAGCCATGTTCTGCTTCATAAGCCGGAATTCTCGGAGCTTGTGGGCGAGGGGATAAGGATTCATCCGATTGGCGATTTATCGGTATATGCGGATACGGATGAAAGCACTGAGATCGGCTGTGTTAACCAGCCTGAGGATCTGGCCTATATCATCTATACCTCAGGTTCAACCGGCAAACCGAAGGGCGTGATGCTGGAGCACCGCTCTATTGTGAATACCCTGTTATATTTACAGCAAACTTATCCGCTTGAAGCCGGAGACACACATCTTTTCAAAACCACATATACGTTCGATGTGTCGATTGCGGAGCTGTTCGGCTGGTTCTTCGCAGGGGGCAGGCTGGCGATTCTTGAACCAGGGCTGGAACGTGACCCGGGAGGTATTCTGGATGCATTTGGAGCACATAAGATTACTCATGTCAATTTCTCCCCTTCCATGCTGGCAACCTTTCTGGAAGCGACTGAACGCAGAGCCGGTACGGAGTGGGAACAGGTCAAATACGTTTTTTCTGTTGGAGAAGCGCTTAAACCTTATGTGGTAAAGAGATTTTTTGAACGGGTGGAAGGCACGCAGCTGGAGAATATGTACGGGCCGACGGAAACGACCATCTATGCGGTTATTTATTCAGCACGCACAGAGGATGCTGCTGCAAGTATTCCTATTGGTAAACCTATCTCCAACATGAGAGTCTACATTATGGACAAGCATATGCAGCTTCTGCCTCCAGGGGTTGCGGGAGAACTGTATCTAGCCGGCCGGGGAGTTGGCCGCGGTTACCTGAAGCAATATGAACTGACTATGGAAAAATTCGTGGAAGACCCATTTTTCCCTGGTGAACGAATGTATAAAACCGGAGATTTGGCCCGTTGGCGGAGTAACGGGATTCTTGAATATTTAGGACGGATGGATCAGCAGGTCAAGGTACGGGGCTTTCGCATTGAACCTGGTGAAGTTGAGCAGACGCTACTGATGCATCCGGCGGTTAAAAGGGCCATCGTGGTTGTAAAAGAGGATGAGGACGATCAAAAACGGCTGGTCGCTTATCTTGTCATGCAGCCGGACGGGCACGAGGATAACTGGGCAGGCTTCTTAAGTCGATGGCTGCCATCCTATATGATTCCTACAGCGTTCGTACAGTTGGACGAAATCCCGCTGAATGCAAACGGCAAGGTAGATATAAGAGCGCTGCCGGCTCCAGGTCTGGCAGTCATAGCTAATCCTCTGAAAAGTGATATTCCGCTAACCTACGTGGAGAGCAAACTGATTGAAATTACTGAAGCGGTACTCCATATCGAGGGCATCCGGATTACAGATAATTTCTTTGAACTGGGCGGGAACTCCCTGCTGACGATTCGTTTTGTAACCGAAATTGAGGAAGCCTTTGGCATCAGCGTCTCACTGCTGGATTTTTTTGATCTGCCGGTTTTGTCTGACCTTGCCAAGATCATCGAACCTTTATTTCAAGCCTCGGTGGTATAG
- a CDS encoding acyl-CoA dehydrogenase family protein yields MDDSQLRQIVLESTDAFITEFVAPIAQEIDESERFPLENLKEMGRIGLTGIPFPQNYEGLGLDYSVYLTVIRRIAGICASTAMTLVSHSTLSCTPIQAFGTEEQKQTFLRQMILGEKVGAFALTEPGSGSDMASMMTTAVEKDDYYEITGSKAFITNANVADYYIVAAKTAPDKKALGISLFILEKDMPGASTGVKKERKLGMRGSDTGSLTFDHVRVPKTHLIGKRNFGLKILHHTLVSARLGMAAIALGIAEEARKQCLEYVRQRKQFDQYLFQFQAIQGMLADMEMGINASMLLLEKAVRLKEEGKPYTKEASEAKLFASETANRVTKNTVQIFGGYGYSRDLPLERFYRDAKLTEIGDGTSEIQRMIIVEELMRKESRA; encoded by the coding sequence ATGGACGATTCACAGTTACGTCAGATTGTTCTTGAATCCACAGATGCTTTTATAACAGAATTTGTTGCGCCGATTGCCCAGGAGATTGATGAAAGTGAACGTTTCCCTCTGGAGAATTTGAAGGAGATGGGTCGAATCGGACTTACAGGCATTCCTTTTCCGCAGAACTATGAAGGATTGGGGCTTGATTACAGCGTTTATCTTACAGTGATCCGCAGGATAGCCGGTATCTGCGCTTCCACAGCGATGACGCTTGTCTCGCATAGTACATTAAGCTGTACACCTATTCAGGCGTTCGGAACGGAGGAGCAGAAACAGACGTTCCTCAGACAGATGATTTTGGGTGAGAAGGTAGGCGCATTTGCCTTGACGGAGCCCGGCAGCGGCTCGGACATGGCATCCATGATGACCACAGCAGTGGAAAAGGACGATTATTACGAAATTACCGGCAGCAAAGCCTTTATCACCAATGCCAATGTGGCTGACTATTATATTGTCGCCGCCAAAACCGCGCCCGATAAGAAAGCGCTCGGCATTAGCCTATTCATCCTGGAAAAGGACATGCCAGGTGCTTCCACAGGTGTAAAGAAGGAAAGAAAGCTGGGGATGAGGGGCTCAGATACGGGCTCGTTAACTTTTGATCATGTGAGGGTACCAAAGACTCATTTAATTGGAAAAAGGAATTTCGGCTTAAAAATCTTGCATCATACTTTGGTATCTGCCCGGTTGGGGATGGCTGCCATTGCTCTCGGGATTGCCGAGGAAGCCCGTAAGCAGTGCCTGGAATATGTCAGGCAGCGGAAGCAATTCGACCAATATCTGTTCCAGTTCCAGGCTATTCAGGGCATGCTCGCTGATATGGAAATGGGAATCAACGCTTCCATGCTGCTGCTGGAGAAGGCTGTCCGCTTGAAGGAAGAGGGTAAGCCATACACCAAAGAAGCTTCTGAGGCTAAGCTGTTCGCCTCGGAAACGGCAAACCGGGTAACCAAAAATACGGTACAGATCTTCGGCGGATACGGATACTCAAGGGACTTGCCTTTGGAAAGGTTCTATAGAGATGCTAAGCTAACCGAAATCGGAGATGGGACCTCAGAAATTCAGCGGATGATCATTGTTGAGGAACTTATGAGAAAAGAGAGCCGTGCCTGA